Proteins from a single region of Starkeya sp. ORNL1:
- a CDS encoding DUF3108 domain-containing protein: MLRLGLTAGGLVAGAILASSPTYADGRLEARYRMSIAGLELGRASFLLEIGGKGYTASGSARVTGVMQAVSSGKGSAGSRGTVERGALSPQSFAMDAESDKKAEAIRLVLTANAVKNVVVQPPTTPAKDRVPVSDDDKKGVLDPMTAALILVPGTADPLSPAACDRTLSIFDGRQRYDLTLSYVRTDKVKAEKGYDGPAVVCRVAYRPVSGHRPSRAGVKYMMENKDVYVWLAPVAGTRVLVPFKVSVATMIGTAEMEALSFVSEPTGAQPASASGKKPQP, translated from the coding sequence ATGCTTCGGCTTGGTTTGACGGCGGGTGGGCTGGTTGCCGGGGCGATTCTCGCTTCCAGTCCGACCTATGCCGACGGCCGGCTTGAAGCACGCTACCGGATGTCGATCGCCGGGCTGGAGCTCGGCCGCGCCTCCTTCCTGCTCGAGATCGGCGGCAAGGGCTACACCGCCTCCGGCAGCGCCCGCGTCACCGGGGTGATGCAGGCAGTGTCCTCCGGCAAGGGGTCGGCCGGCTCGCGCGGCACCGTCGAGCGCGGCGCACTGTCGCCGCAGAGCTTCGCCATGGATGCGGAGAGCGACAAGAAGGCGGAAGCGATCCGCCTCGTGCTCACCGCCAATGCCGTCAAGAACGTGGTGGTGCAGCCGCCGACCACGCCCGCCAAGGACCGGGTGCCGGTCTCCGACGACGACAAGAAGGGCGTGCTCGATCCGATGACCGCGGCGCTGATCCTGGTGCCCGGCACCGCGGATCCGCTCTCCCCTGCCGCGTGCGATCGCACCCTCTCTATCTTCGATGGTCGCCAGCGCTATGACCTCACTTTGTCCTACGTGCGCACCGACAAGGTGAAGGCCGAGAAGGGCTATGACGGACCGGCCGTGGTGTGCCGCGTCGCCTACCGGCCGGTTTCCGGCCACCGGCCGAGCCGCGCCGGCGTGAAGTACATGATGGAGAACAAGGACGTCTATGTCTGGCTGGCGCCGGTGGCGGGCACCCGCGTGCTGGTGCCGTTCAAGGTCTCGGTCGCCACCATGATCGGCACGGCGGAGATGGAAGCGCTGAGCTTCGTCTCCGAGCCGACCGGCGCGCAGCCGGCCTCGGCGTCGGGGAAGAAGCCGCAGCCTTAG